A stretch of Meiothermus sp. QL-1 DNA encodes these proteins:
- a CDS encoding penicillin-binding protein 2, whose product MTPSTTATLSRGWAVLLALLLFAGGLGYGFYLLWHNAPSLRLRPPAAESPPLRGRLEAADGTPLALSTPSEVRLYPLGLSASQLVGFGERGSGRGLAGLEFDLEPILAQGQNLRLTLLPQVQALSERALWKGLQAARADWGAALVMETATGRLLAVANGPPFDPTAPRRPAEEDIAWRNHAFTQAIEPGSTIKSLTAAVLLEEGVARLDTRVHAPMQRRVGGWTIGDAVPHPETLTLAEVLRYSSNVGISTLAERLPRATLYQYFERMHLMDPRPLPPAAGYPRGSAQVTAPVVRPLNRWGPAEYANATFGQGFLITPLHLTAAYNTLAADGVYRPPLLFEGSSGQSSRVFRPEVAQQIRLALAQGLVETARLRGYTLAGKTGTAQVVVNGRYSQSVFTALFAGFVPADKPRATVVVVLFHPKGRIHGAQVAAPIYREIAAGLLALWGLPPRLEAEGSKLVNR is encoded by the coding sequence ATGACCCCCTCCACCACCGCCACCCTGAGCCGGGGATGGGCCGTGCTGCTGGCCCTGCTGCTCTTTGCTGGGGGCCTGGGCTACGGCTTTTACCTGCTCTGGCACAACGCCCCCAGCCTGCGGCTGCGCCCACCGGCTGCCGAGTCCCCCCCTTTGCGGGGCCGGCTCGAGGCCGCCGACGGCACCCCTCTGGCCCTGAGCACCCCGAGCGAGGTCCGGCTCTACCCCCTAGGCCTCTCGGCCAGCCAGCTCGTGGGCTTCGGGGAGCGGGGGAGCGGGCGGGGGCTGGCGGGGCTCGAGTTCGACCTAGAACCCATTCTGGCCCAGGGCCAGAACCTGCGCCTGACCCTGCTGCCCCAGGTGCAGGCCCTGAGCGAGCGGGCCCTTTGGAAGGGGCTTCAAGCTGCCCGTGCCGACTGGGGGGCGGCCCTGGTGATGGAGACGGCCACCGGCCGTCTTTTGGCAGTGGCCAACGGCCCTCCCTTCGACCCCACCGCCCCCCGCCGACCCGCGGAGGAGGACATTGCCTGGCGCAACCACGCCTTCACCCAGGCCATAGAACCCGGCTCCACCATCAAGTCCCTCACCGCTGCGGTGCTGCTGGAGGAGGGGGTAGCCCGGCTCGACACCCGGGTCCACGCCCCGATGCAGCGGCGGGTGGGCGGGTGGACCATTGGGGATGCAGTCCCCCATCCCGAGACCCTCACCCTGGCCGAGGTGCTCAGGTACTCCTCCAACGTGGGCATCAGCACCCTGGCCGAGCGCCTGCCCCGCGCCACCCTCTACCAGTACTTCGAGCGCATGCACCTGATGGACCCGCGCCCCCTGCCCCCAGCCGCTGGCTATCCCCGGGGAAGCGCCCAGGTAACCGCGCCGGTGGTCCGTCCACTAAACCGCTGGGGGCCTGCCGAGTACGCCAACGCCACCTTTGGCCAGGGGTTCCTGATCACCCCCCTGCACCTGACCGCCGCCTACAACACCCTGGCTGCCGACGGCGTCTACCGCCCGCCCCTGCTATTCGAGGGCAGCAGCGGCCAGAGCTCCCGCGTCTTCCGGCCCGAGGTGGCCCAGCAAATCCGCCTTGCCCTGGCCCAGGGCCTGGTCGAGACCGCCCGGCTCAGGGGCTACACCCTGGCCGGCAAAACCGGCACCGCCCAGGTGGTGGTAAACGGACGCTACAGCCAAAGCGTCTTCACCGCGCTCTTTGCCGGCTTCGTTCCCGCCGACAAGCCGCGGGCCACGGTGGTGGTGGTGCTCTTCCACCCAAAAGGCCGCATCCACGGCGCCCAGGTGGCGGCCCCCATCTACCGGGAGATTGCTGCCGGTCTTCTGGCCCTGTGGGGCCTCCCACCCCGTCTGGAGGCTGAGGGGAGTAAACTGGTGAACCGGTGA
- the ruvB gene encoding Holliday junction branch migration DNA helicase RuvB — protein sequence METDLTLRPRSLDEYVGQTRLKEKLRVYLEAARNRKEALDHLLLFGPPGLGKTTLAHVVAYELGVNIRVTSGPAIEKPGDLAAILTNSLEEGDILFIDEIHRLSKAAEEHLYPALEDFKIDIVIGSGPAARTLRLDLPRFTLIGATTRPGLISGPLRSRFGIIEHLEFYSEEELALGVTRDAALLGLEIEPEAALEIGRRSRGTMRIAKRLFRRVRDFAEVAGERVVGLERTRQALDALGLDALGLEARDRQILTTLITRFAGGPVGLETLATALAEDPETLEEVHEPFLIQLGLLKRTPRGRQATERAYLHLGYPLPEQSRLLE from the coding sequence GTGGAGACCGACCTCACCCTGCGGCCCCGCAGCCTGGATGAGTACGTGGGCCAGACCCGGCTCAAGGAGAAGCTCCGGGTTTACCTGGAGGCAGCCCGGAACCGGAAGGAAGCCCTCGACCACCTCCTGCTCTTCGGGCCGCCGGGGCTGGGCAAGACCACCCTGGCCCATGTGGTGGCCTACGAGCTGGGGGTAAACATCCGTGTGACCAGCGGCCCGGCCATCGAGAAGCCCGGCGACCTGGCCGCCATCCTCACCAACAGCCTGGAGGAGGGCGATATCCTGTTCATCGACGAGATTCACCGCCTCTCCAAAGCCGCCGAGGAGCACCTGTACCCGGCGCTGGAGGACTTCAAAATCGACATCGTCATCGGCTCGGGCCCTGCGGCCCGTACCCTCCGCCTGGACCTGCCCCGCTTCACCCTGATTGGGGCCACCACCCGCCCCGGCCTCATCTCGGGGCCCCTGCGCAGCCGCTTCGGCATCATCGAACACCTGGAGTTCTACAGCGAGGAGGAGCTGGCCCTGGGGGTTACGCGCGACGCGGCCCTTCTGGGGCTGGAGATCGAGCCCGAGGCGGCCTTGGAGATAGGCCGGCGCAGCCGGGGGACCATGCGCATCGCCAAGCGGCTATTCCGGCGGGTGCGCGACTTCGCCGAGGTGGCCGGGGAGCGGGTGGTCGGGCTGGAGCGGACCCGCCAGGCCCTGGACGCTTTAGGGCTCGATGCTTTGGGCCTGGAGGCCCGCGACCGGCAGATCCTCACCACCCTCATCACCCGCTTCGCCGGGGGGCCGGTGGGCCTCGAGACCCTGGCCACGGCCCTGGCCGAGGACCCCGAGACCCTGGAGGAGGTGCACGAGCCCTTCCTTATTCAACTTGGCCTGCTTAAGCGCACCCCTCGAGGCCGCCAGGCCACCGAGCGGGCCTACCTCCACCTGGGATACCCCCTCCCCGAGCAAAGCCGCCTGCTGGAGTAG
- a CDS encoding GatB/YqeY domain-containing protein: MSTSIYEAIKKEIVEAMKRGDVQSRDYARVVKAELDRKGDGRPLPDAEAVKILKALRATAEENQNAFEMAFLDRYLPREMSEEEIEAWIRAHVDFSQLKSPMAAIGLVTRALGPSAPGERVRQVVERMTRGA, translated from the coding sequence ATGAGCACCTCAATCTACGAAGCCATCAAAAAGGAGATCGTAGAGGCCATGAAACGCGGCGATGTCCAGAGCCGCGACTACGCCCGGGTGGTCAAGGCCGAGCTGGACCGCAAGGGGGACGGCCGCCCCTTGCCGGATGCCGAGGCGGTCAAAATCCTGAAGGCCCTGCGGGCCACCGCCGAGGAGAACCAGAACGCCTTCGAGATGGCCTTTCTGGACCGCTACCTGCCCCGCGAGATGAGCGAGGAGGAAATCGAGGCCTGGATCCGAGCCCACGTCGACTTCAGCCAGCTCAAGTCCCCCATGGCAGCCATCGGACTGGTGACCAGGGCCCTGGGGCCCTCGGCCCCTGGTGAGCGGGTGCGGCAGGTGGTGGAGCGCATGACCAGGGGCGCTTGA
- a CDS encoding EamA family transporter: protein MSPSLSRTGLLHLLVVYLVWSSTYLAFKVGVSNGFAPFWMGATRFIPAALLLLLYARWQGLRTQLSPAEVGGLVLSGTLLWVGGNGLILVASQHVPSGYVALMIATTPIWAAALEGLLERRSPPRLLLLGLFAGLAGILVLNLPELRATSPDHLLAFGLLLVSPMLWASGTLYTQRRSPHLPPEVVSGYQQLFGGLGFLALSLFFGEPWDTPNALAWAANLYLVVFGSLIAYTSYILAVRLLPLSLVTTYAYVNPVLALFLGWLFLGEQIGIWTFLGALLVLLGVGLVFKSQAALAGSSAKP from the coding sequence TTGAGCCCTTCCCTCTCCCGCACCGGCCTACTCCACCTGCTGGTGGTCTACTTGGTCTGGAGCAGCACCTACCTCGCCTTCAAGGTGGGGGTGAGCAACGGCTTTGCCCCTTTCTGGATGGGGGCCACCCGCTTTATACCCGCAGCCCTGCTCCTCCTCCTCTACGCCCGCTGGCAGGGTCTCCGCACACAGCTGAGCCCCGCCGAGGTAGGGGGGCTGGTCCTCTCAGGGACCCTGCTTTGGGTAGGCGGCAACGGCCTCATTCTGGTGGCCAGCCAGCACGTGCCCTCCGGCTACGTGGCCCTGATGATCGCCACCACCCCCATCTGGGCTGCTGCTCTGGAGGGCTTGCTGGAGCGGCGCTCGCCCCCCAGGCTTCTGCTCCTGGGGCTTTTTGCAGGCCTGGCGGGTATTCTCGTCCTGAACCTACCTGAGCTGCGCGCAACCTCCCCCGACCACCTGCTGGCCTTCGGGCTGCTGCTCGTCTCCCCCATGCTGTGGGCCAGCGGCACCCTCTACACCCAGCGCAGAAGCCCTCACCTGCCCCCAGAGGTGGTCTCGGGCTACCAGCAGCTTTTCGGAGGGCTGGGCTTCCTCGCCCTCTCCCTCTTCTTCGGCGAGCCCTGGGACACCCCCAACGCCCTGGCCTGGGCCGCCAACCTCTATCTTGTGGTCTTCGGTTCGCTTATCGCCTACACCTCTTACATCCTGGCTGTGCGGCTCCTGCCGCTGAGCCTGGTCACCACCTACGCCTACGTGAACCCGGTGCTGGCGCTCTTCCTGGGCTGGCTCTTCCTCGGCGAGCAGATTGGCATCTGGACCTTTCTGGGAGCTCTGCTGGTGCTTTTGGGGGTGGGGCTGGTCTTCAAAAGCCAGGCCGCCCTCGCCGGAAGCAGCGCCAAGCCCTGA
- a CDS encoding uracil-DNA glycosylase codes for MTLELLAAQAQACTACGLSKSRTHVVFGEGNPDARLMIVGEGPGEEEDLQGRPFVGRSGQLLDKILEAAGIPRQSVYIANIVKCRPPQNRVPEPLEAKTCTSLWLIRQIQLVQPQIIIPLGATALEFFAGEKLSITKARGKFFEWQGIRVFPMFHPAYLLRNPSRAPGSPKHLTWLDIQLVKKTLDELGPKQRVEIKTVSQGSLF; via the coding sequence ATGACCCTCGAGCTGCTCGCAGCGCAGGCCCAGGCCTGCACCGCCTGTGGTCTATCCAAAAGCCGGACCCACGTGGTCTTCGGGGAGGGCAACCCCGATGCCCGGTTGATGATTGTGGGCGAGGGACCGGGCGAGGAGGAGGACCTGCAAGGCCGGCCCTTCGTGGGCCGTAGCGGACAGCTACTGGACAAAATCCTGGAGGCTGCCGGCATACCCCGCCAGAGCGTCTACATCGCCAACATCGTCAAGTGCCGGCCGCCGCAGAACCGGGTGCCAGAGCCCCTCGAGGCCAAAACCTGCACCTCGCTTTGGCTCATCCGGCAGATTCAGCTCGTCCAACCCCAGATCATCATCCCCCTAGGGGCCACCGCCCTGGAGTTCTTCGCCGGGGAGAAGCTCTCCATCACCAAGGCCCGGGGCAAATTTTTCGAGTGGCAGGGCATCCGGGTCTTCCCCATGTTCCACCCCGCCTACCTCCTGCGCAACCCCTCGCGCGCACCCGGCAGCCCCAAGCACCTCACCTGGCTGGACATCCAGCTTGTGAAGAAAACCCTCGATGAGCTGGGGCCCAAGCAGCGGGTAGAGATTAAAACCGTGAGCCAAGGAAGCCTGTTTTGA
- the mraZ gene encoding division/cell wall cluster transcriptional repressor MraZ yields the protein MPFGEYQYSLDEKGRVVIPPPFRAFIEDGVVITRGLEGCLYLYPLHTWSNIERQLQNVPLIDRPAQLLVRFLYSGAHKTQMDSASRITIPPTLRKFAGLEESGEAVVVGAPTRLELWSEPRWWESINKFLENPTTPEALRGLIG from the coding sequence ATGCCCTTCGGTGAGTACCAGTATAGCCTCGACGAAAAGGGAAGGGTGGTTATTCCGCCACCCTTTCGCGCCTTCATCGAGGATGGCGTGGTGATCACCCGGGGCCTCGAGGGCTGCTTGTACCTCTACCCCCTCCACACCTGGAGCAACATCGAGCGCCAGCTCCAGAACGTCCCTCTCATCGACCGACCGGCCCAGCTGCTGGTGCGCTTCCTCTACTCGGGGGCCCACAAAACCCAGATGGACAGCGCCTCCCGCATCACCATCCCCCCCACCCTGCGCAAGTTTGCAGGCCTCGAGGAGTCGGGCGAGGCGGTGGTGGTGGGGGCCCCCACCCGGCTGGAGCTGTGGAGCGAGCCGCGCTGGTGGGAGAGCATCAACAAATTCCTGGAAAACCCCACCACCCCCGAGGCCCTGCGCGGCCTGATTGGATGA
- the rsmH gene encoding 16S rRNA (cytosine(1402)-N(4))-methyltransferase RsmH, protein MPATMAHTPVLYQEALYWLDVRPGGVYVDATLGGAGHTRGILERGGQVVAFDRDPQAIARARALNLPRLTLVEANFRGLVGALERLGLAQVDGILADLGVSSFHLDDPSRGFSYQLEGPLDMRMGPEGPSAEEVVNTYSEEDIAQILYRYGEEPQARRIARYIVQNRPIKTTTQLAEVIRRATGYRAAGHPARRSFQALRIYVNDELGALEELLRGAEQVLRPGGRLVVISFHSLEDRLVKHFLRASTALVTLTKKPVAPSEDEARRNPRARSAKLRAAERGGGP, encoded by the coding sequence ATGCCTGCGACCATGGCCCACACCCCGGTGCTCTACCAAGAAGCGCTTTACTGGCTCGACGTTCGGCCGGGTGGGGTGTACGTGGACGCCACCCTGGGCGGGGCAGGTCACACCCGGGGCATCCTGGAGCGGGGGGGGCAGGTGGTGGCCTTCGACCGGGACCCCCAGGCCATTGCCCGGGCGCGGGCCCTGAACCTGCCCCGGCTCACCCTGGTCGAGGCCAACTTCCGCGGCCTGGTCGGTGCCCTAGAGCGGCTAGGCCTGGCGCAGGTGGACGGAATCCTGGCCGACCTGGGGGTTTCGAGCTTCCACCTGGACGACCCCTCGCGGGGCTTCAGCTACCAGCTCGAGGGCCCCCTCGACATGCGCATGGGCCCGGAGGGCCCCAGCGCCGAGGAGGTGGTGAACACCTACAGCGAGGAGGACATCGCCCAGATTCTCTACCGCTACGGGGAGGAGCCCCAGGCCCGGCGCATTGCGCGCTACATCGTGCAAAACCGCCCCATCAAGACCACCACCCAGCTGGCCGAGGTCATCCGCCGGGCCACCGGCTACCGCGCCGCGGGCCACCCCGCCCGGCGGAGCTTCCAGGCCCTGCGCATCTACGTAAACGACGAGCTGGGCGCCCTGGAGGAGCTGCTCAGGGGCGCCGAGCAGGTGCTGAGGCCGGGCGGGCGGCTGGTGGTAATCAGCTTCCACTCGCTGGAAGACCGGCTGGTCAAGCACTTCCTGCGCGCATCAACGGCGCTTGTAACCCTGACCAAGAAGCCCGTTGCTCCCTCCGAAGACGAAGCGCGCCGGAACCCCCGGGCCCGCAGCGCCAAGCTGCGGGCGGCCGAGCGCGGAGGTGGGCCATGA
- a CDS encoding response regulator, with product MIRARLGEVELGDLLRALEGARKSAVVSLDCPHLKGRIYMREGQIVYVQTQPGPHLGEYLVRFDYLTLEEVQGLVGQQARENPGTPLGALALRQGLLSEEELNQALHAQLLEGLATLLAQSEGELLATPLPLEASQVLLPGLSDTRTLLMEALRRLDEWRRGQVDPEAVLRLVGDPTRHPLSPEAWAVLEAVDGVRRARSVALACDLPEEQVYHLLFELESRGILARAEVCPQDPLLLVLADSDLIRRLLLVALERHRYRVLLPYDLESALRMLAQHRVSGILLEGEHLAHKVQQIRSTPGGRFPPIWLIAEEAPRGLWVRRARVGHVPKPFGEGELLRALSVIRRPI from the coding sequence ATGATCCGGGCCAGGCTGGGCGAGGTCGAGCTGGGGGATCTGCTCAGGGCCCTGGAAGGGGCGCGCAAAAGCGCGGTGGTAAGCCTGGACTGCCCCCACCTAAAGGGGCGCATCTATATGCGCGAGGGCCAGATCGTCTACGTGCAGACCCAGCCCGGACCTCACCTGGGAGAGTACCTGGTGCGCTTCGACTACCTGACACTGGAAGAAGTCCAGGGGTTGGTGGGGCAGCAGGCCCGGGAAAACCCCGGTACCCCCCTAGGGGCGCTGGCCCTGCGGCAGGGCCTGCTTAGCGAGGAGGAGCTCAACCAGGCGCTGCACGCCCAGCTTCTGGAAGGCCTGGCCACCCTGCTGGCCCAGAGCGAAGGGGAGCTTCTGGCCACGCCGCTTCCCCTCGAGGCCTCCCAGGTCCTCCTGCCAGGCCTCAGCGACACCCGCACCCTTCTGATGGAGGCCCTGCGCCGGCTCGATGAGTGGCGGCGGGGGCAGGTAGACCCGGAGGCGGTGCTACGGCTGGTGGGGGATCCCACCCGCCATCCCCTTTCGCCCGAGGCCTGGGCGGTGCTCGAGGCGGTGGACGGGGTTAGGCGGGCCCGCTCGGTGGCCCTGGCCTGCGACCTACCCGAGGAACAGGTCTACCACCTGCTCTTCGAGCTCGAGAGCCGGGGGATTCTGGCCAGGGCCGAGGTGTGCCCGCAGGACCCCCTTCTTCTGGTGCTGGCCGACTCCGACCTCATCCGGCGGCTTCTGCTGGTGGCCCTCGAACGCCACCGCTACCGGGTGCTGCTGCCCTACGACTTAGAAAGCGCCCTGCGCATGCTAGCGCAGCACCGGGTCAGCGGAATCCTCTTGGAAGGGGAGCACCTGGCCCACAAGGTGCAGCAGATAAGAAGCACACCGGGGGGCCGCTTCCCCCCTATCTGGCTCATCGCTGAGGAGGCCCCCCGCGGTCTTTGGGTTCGAAGGGCCCGGGTGGGGCATGTTCCCAAACCCTTCGGCGAGGGCGAGCTGCTCAGGGCCCTTTCGGTCATCCGCCGACCCATCTGA
- the purH gene encoding bifunctional phosphoribosylaminoimidazolecarboxamide formyltransferase/IMP cyclohydrolase, giving the protein MRALLSVSDKTGLVEFARGLFELGFELVSTGGTQQALEAAGLPVLPVSAFTGFPEILGGRVKTLHPRVHAGLLAAKTPAHEAELEAHGLPRIDLLCVNLYPFQKTLARGSSFEECLEQIDIGGPAMLRAAAKNHEAVLPVCDPADYGAVLAALRTGISSEFRRRLAQKVFAHTAAYDAAIAEFLASEKFPPTRVLALERLPGVELRYGENPHQEAALYALSGQRGAVLHGQLLAGKPMGFNNYADAEAAWGLVREFERPACVAVKHANPCGVALADDPKTAWERARDADALSVYGGVVAFNRPVDLATAQATRGTFLEVLVAPGVSPEALDWFRAKKPDLRVLVAVQEQTDTLEYRFLRGGFLLQDQDTRRWEELELTYVTERVPTPAELLDLKFAWYVAKHARSNSIVLARGGVTVGIGTGAVSRIWAAERAIQNAGERARGAVLASEAFFPFDDVVHAAAAAGVSAIVQPGGAKRDTEVIAACNRHGIAMVFTGSRHFKH; this is encoded by the coding sequence ATGCGCGCGCTGCTGTCTGTGTCCGACAAGACCGGCCTGGTGGAGTTTGCCCGGGGGCTTTTTGAGCTGGGGTTTGAGCTGGTCTCCACCGGTGGCACCCAGCAGGCCCTCGAGGCCGCCGGGTTGCCGGTGCTTCCTGTTTCGGCCTTCACGGGCTTTCCTGAGATATTGGGAGGGCGGGTCAAGACCCTTCACCCCCGGGTGCACGCCGGGCTGCTAGCGGCCAAGACCCCCGCGCACGAGGCGGAGCTCGAGGCCCACGGTCTGCCCCGCATAGACCTGCTCTGCGTCAACCTATACCCCTTCCAGAAGACCCTGGCCCGGGGGTCTTCGTTCGAGGAGTGCCTCGAGCAGATTGACATCGGGGGGCCAGCCATGCTGCGCGCCGCTGCCAAGAACCACGAAGCGGTGCTCCCGGTCTGTGACCCGGCTGACTACGGCGCGGTTCTGGCGGCCCTCCGCACCGGCATCAGCAGCGAGTTTCGCAGACGCCTGGCCCAAAAGGTCTTCGCCCACACTGCGGCCTACGACGCCGCGATTGCCGAGTTTTTGGCTTCGGAGAAGTTTCCCCCGACCCGGGTTCTGGCGCTGGAGCGGTTGCCAGGGGTGGAGCTGCGCTACGGGGAGAACCCCCACCAGGAGGCAGCGCTGTACGCCCTTTCGGGCCAGAGGGGGGCGGTGCTTCACGGACAGCTCCTTGCGGGCAAGCCCATGGGCTTCAACAACTATGCCGATGCCGAGGCGGCCTGGGGTCTGGTGCGGGAGTTCGAGCGGCCAGCCTGTGTGGCCGTCAAGCACGCCAACCCTTGCGGGGTGGCTTTGGCCGACGACCCCAAGACCGCTTGGGAGCGGGCCCGGGACGCCGATGCCTTATCGGTGTATGGGGGGGTGGTGGCCTTCAACCGCCCGGTGGACCTGGCGACGGCCCAGGCCACCCGGGGGACTTTTCTTGAGGTGCTGGTGGCCCCTGGGGTGAGCCCCGAGGCGCTGGACTGGTTCCGGGCCAAAAAACCCGACCTCAGGGTGCTGGTGGCGGTCCAGGAACAGACGGACACCCTGGAGTACCGCTTCCTGAGAGGGGGGTTTTTGCTTCAGGACCAGGATACCCGGCGGTGGGAGGAGCTCGAGCTGACCTACGTGACCGAGCGGGTTCCCACCCCAGCCGAGCTGCTCGACCTTAAGTTTGCCTGGTACGTGGCCAAGCATGCCCGCTCCAACAGCATCGTGCTGGCCCGGGGAGGGGTTACGGTGGGCATCGGCACCGGGGCGGTAAGCCGCATCTGGGCTGCGGAGCGGGCCATTCAGAACGCAGGGGAAAGAGCGCGGGGGGCGGTTTTGGCTTCCGAGGCCTTCTTTCCCTTCGACGATGTGGTCCATGCAGCGGCGGCCGCGGGGGTGAGCGCCATCGTGCAGCCCGGGGGGGCCAAGCGCGATACCGAGGTGATTGCGGCCTGCAACCGGCACGGCATCGCCATGGTCTTTACCGGGTCGCGCCACTTCAAGCACTGA
- a CDS encoding heavy metal translocating P-type ATPase, protein MIIISKFRKWTGSPHLPGWPALFQHNEVARGFLLTGLTLVGTVGGFILPGVWLLAYLAGGVPSALKAARSLFQARKLDVDLLMVVAALGAASVGRAGDGAILLFLFSLSNTLQSWALQRTRQAIEALMRLHPEGATVLLPDGQEVWRPLEALRPGDVLLVRPGERFAADGTVLEGFTEVDESALTGESLPVDKAPGDAVKSGTLNGHGVVRVRVERPAGESTLAQLIRLVESARASKSRTERFAERFEGPYTLAVLLSAPVIFLVTQLGLGLESAEAWYRAMTFLVVASPCAVVIATPAAVLSAMAAGARAGALFKSGAALEALARARIFVFDKTGTLTEGRMRLASLQVLKGSEEEALALAAGLERYSEHPIARAIVEACSGPLPEMREVRALRGRGVVGLLSDGRQVWMGNRRLVQELGLELSPGVQQKMEALEQEGQTTAVLGVEGRVVALLGVADAPRPEAAQSIAQLKAGGARVIMLTGDRLAAARHLAARLGIEEVEAELLPEQKLARIRQLVEEGTVVMVGDGLNDAPALNAAHVGVSMASGADVSLESADLVLVRNDLSRLVGAWRLARATARTVYFNLAFALSIIGVVGAFALAGWVPLPLGVVAHEGGTLFVVLMGLRLLAHRVQGQ, encoded by the coding sequence GTGATTATTATTTCCAAATTTAGGAAATGGACGGGCAGCCCTCACCTCCCCGGCTGGCCGGCCCTCTTCCAGCACAACGAGGTGGCCCGCGGCTTCCTGCTCACCGGCCTCACCCTCGTCGGGACGGTGGGCGGCTTCATCCTCCCCGGGGTGTGGCTCCTGGCCTACCTCGCCGGAGGGGTGCCATCGGCCCTCAAGGCCGCTCGAAGCCTGTTTCAGGCGCGTAAGCTGGACGTGGACCTGCTGATGGTGGTGGCAGCCCTGGGGGCGGCCTCGGTGGGACGGGCGGGGGACGGGGCCATCCTGCTCTTCCTCTTCAGCCTCTCCAACACCCTGCAAAGCTGGGCCCTGCAGCGCACCCGGCAGGCCATCGAGGCCCTGATGCGCCTGCACCCGGAGGGGGCCACCGTGCTCTTGCCGGACGGGCAGGAGGTGTGGCGGCCCCTCGAGGCCCTAAGACCGGGGGATGTGCTGCTGGTGCGCCCGGGCGAGCGTTTTGCCGCTGACGGCACGGTGCTGGAGGGGTTTACCGAGGTGGACGAAAGCGCCCTCACCGGCGAGAGCCTGCCGGTGGACAAGGCACCGGGGGACGCGGTCAAAAGCGGCACCCTGAACGGGCACGGGGTGGTGCGGGTGCGGGTCGAGCGCCCCGCCGGCGAGAGCACCCTGGCCCAGCTTATTCGGCTGGTGGAGAGCGCCCGGGCCAGCAAAAGCCGCACCGAGCGCTTTGCCGAACGCTTTGAGGGGCCCTACACCCTGGCCGTCCTGCTCTCGGCCCCGGTCATCTTCCTGGTAACCCAGCTGGGCCTGGGTCTGGAGAGCGCGGAGGCCTGGTACCGGGCCATGACCTTCCTGGTGGTGGCCAGCCCCTGCGCGGTGGTCATCGCCACCCCGGCCGCAGTGCTCTCGGCCATGGCCGCAGGCGCACGGGCCGGAGCGCTCTTCAAGAGCGGGGCTGCCCTGGAAGCGCTGGCCCGGGCCCGCATCTTTGTCTTCGACAAGACCGGCACCCTCACCGAGGGGCGGATGCGCCTGGCCAGCCTCCAGGTGCTGAAGGGCAGCGAAGAGGAGGCGCTGGCCCTGGCCGCAGGCCTCGAGCGCTACAGCGAGCACCCGATTGCCCGCGCCATCGTGGAGGCCTGCTCGGGCCCCCTGCCCGAGATGCGCGAGGTGCGGGCCCTGCGAGGACGCGGGGTGGTGGGGCTGCTGAGCGACGGTCGGCAGGTCTGGATGGGCAACCGCCGGCTGGTGCAAGAGCTGGGGCTCGAGCTATCCCCGGGGGTCCAGCAGAAGATGGAAGCGCTGGAACAGGAGGGGCAGACCACCGCCGTGCTGGGGGTAGAGGGGCGGGTGGTGGCCCTCCTGGGCGTCGCCGATGCCCCCCGGCCCGAGGCGGCCCAGTCCATCGCGCAGCTCAAGGCGGGGGGCGCTCGGGTCATCATGCTGACGGGCGACCGCCTCGCTGCAGCCCGGCACCTGGCCGCCCGGCTCGGCATCGAGGAGGTGGAGGCCGAACTCCTGCCCGAGCAAAAGCTGGCGCGCATCAGGCAACTGGTGGAAGAGGGAACCGTGGTGATGGTGGGCGACGGGCTCAACGACGCCCCGGCGCTGAACGCGGCCCATGTGGGGGTCTCAATGGCCAGCGGTGCGGATGTTTCGCTCGAGAGCGCCGACTTGGTGCTGGTGCGAAACGACCTTTCGCGCCTGGTGGGGGCCTGGCGCCTGGCCCGGGCCACCGCCCGCACGGTCTACTTCAACCTGGCCTTCGCCCTGAGCATAATCGGGGTGGTAGGGGCTTTTGCCCTGGCCGGCTGGGTGCCGCTACCTCTGGGGGTGGTGGCCCACGAGGGGGGCACCCTGTTCGTGGTGCTGATGGGGCTGCGCCTGCTGGCCCACCGGGTGCAGGGGCAATAA